A window of the Eremothecium cymbalariae DBVPG#7215 chromosome 5, complete sequence genome harbors these coding sequences:
- the RPB5 gene encoding DNA-directed RNA polymerase core subunit RPB5 (similar to Ashbya gossypii AER036W) produces MDQHNERNVSRLWRAFRTVKEMVRDRGYFITQEEIDLALDDFKAKYCDSMGRPQRKMMSFQSNPTEESIVKSPQMGSVWIEFCDEPSVGIKTMKNFVIHIGEKNFQTGIFIYQNGITPSALKLLPSVAPATIETFNEASLVVNITHHELVPKHIKLSDEEKRELLKRYRLKESQLPRIQRMDPVALYLGLKRGEVVKIIRKSETSGRYASYRICL; encoded by the coding sequence ATGGATCAACATAATGAAAGGAATGTCTCCAGACTATGGAGGGCTTTCAGGACCGTTAAAGAAATGGTGAGAGATAGAGGGTATTTTATTACACAGGAGGAGATTGATCTTGCTCTGGACGACTTTAAAGCCAAATACTGCGATTCAATGGGCAGGCCACAGCGTAAGATGATGTCTTTTCAATCTAATCCAACTGAAGAATCTATCGTAAAGTCTCCACAAATGGGTTCAGTATGGATTGAATTTTGCGATGAGCCGAGTGTCGGTATCAAAActatgaaaaattttgttattcATATTGGTGAAAAGAATTTCCAAACGGGTATATTCATATATCAAAACGGTATCACTCCTAGTGCGTTGAAGCTGCTACCCTCTGTGGCTCCAGCTACTATTGAAACTTTCAATGAGGCATCTTTGGTTGTTAATATTACTCACCACGAATTGGTTCCCAAACACATTAAATTGAGTGATGAGGAAAAGCGGGAGCTGTTAAAAAGGTACAGATTGAAAGAGTCTCAGTTACCAAGAATCCAGAGAATGGATCCAGTTGCATTGTATTTAGGATTAAAGAGAGGTGAAGTAGTAAAGATCATTAGAAAATCTGAAACTTCTGGTCGTTATGCAAGTTACAGAATCTGCTTGTAA
- the APD1 gene encoding Apd1p (similar to Ashbya gossypii AER040C) — protein sequence MGLTSFFHDSKTQGVERIPESTRNKIVENIEVCDEVCVECPESLDEEVLKDEKVFSKMKVDRETTLFESSKVSGIHFVVPTSQADWQRDACAEKPGSIQYLVEKWIGRHKDVALGPNTTLRCSVSSLPMDILDIAVMKGEKNNILVLPHFIKLIGVTAATVEAILDEIFPLLLKYDLERLLTFENIQACPEDSFVFLCSHTTRDKRCGLTAPILQKHFFMHLQEHGLYRDVSDFRPKGCNVAFINHVGGHKFAANVIIYLKNPHTLIWLGRVSPLHVESIVRNILLPDIPKLPFPENVRCVQRYDF from the coding sequence ATGGGTCTTACATCATTCTTCCATGACAGTAAAACACAGGGAGTAGAACGGATCCCCGAATCGACTAGGAATAAAATAGTCGAAAATATCGAGGTGTGTGACGAGGTGTGTGTAGAGTGTCCTGAGAGTCtggatgaagaagtatTGAAGGACGAGAAGGTGTTTAGCAAAATGAAGGTTGACCGTGAAACAACGTTGTTTGAGTCTTCAAAGGTTTCAGGAATTCATTTTGTGGTGCCGACATCTCAAGCGGATTGGCAGCGCGATGCATGTGCTGAGAAACCCGGTTCAATACAGTATCTGGTGGAAAAATGGATTGGCAGACACAAGGATGTCGCCTTGGGACCAAATACTACGTTGCGGTGTAGCGTTTCATCATTGCCAATGGACATTTTGGATATTGCGGTGATGAAGGGCGAGAAGAACAACATTTTAGTATTGCCGCATTTTATCAAACTTATTGGAGTAACAGCAGCTACAGTGGAAGCTATTCTGGATGAAATATTCCCCTTGTTATTGAAGTACGATCTGGAAAGGCTTTTGACCTTTGAAAATATCCAGGCATGTCCTGAAGATTCCTTCGTATTCCTGTGCTCTCACACAACAAGAGATAAACGCTGTGGCCTAACGGCACCTATATTACAGAAGCACTTCTTTATGCACTTACAGGAACATGGCCTATACCGAGATGTCTCGGATTTCAGACCGAAAGGTTGTAATGTAGCATTCATAAACCATGTCGGTGGTCATAAATTCGCCGCCAATGTCATCATATATCTGAAAAACCCGCACACTCTAATATGGTTAGGACGTGTGTCACCGTTGCATGTTGAATCCATCGTACGCAACATACTGCTGCCTGACATACCTAAACTACCCTTCCCAGAGAACGTCAGATGTGTGCAAAGATACGATTTCTAA
- a CDS encoding uncharacterized protein (similar to KLLA0F21164g - Kluyveromyces lactis), with protein MVSLSVRLSVLLQLFCSVVLSRETLEDAAKNLRKIMYQQSALHVNTIDRNSADPASFIEYHVSSDKCDGVDHNGNPILVLVDMSSSIRNWNENQRISVTVEDTFSCGTIMSSPRATLFGKLTEMNTTAELTSCFKYYHPDAEEWMPKQSVEQGHHHTSKFYQLEVERIYYLGGFGDVSYIGPIEAELYRSS; from the coding sequence ATGGTGTCGTTAAGCGTTCGTTTGTCGGTCTTATTGCAGTTGTTCTGTAGCGTCGTTTTATCCAGGGAAACCCTGGAGGATGCGGCCAAAAATTTGAGGAAGATTATGTACCAGCAGAGTGCGTTACATGTCAACACCATTGATAGAAACAGTGCAGATCCAGCTTCATTTATTGAGTATCATGTGTCATCCGATAAGTGTGATGGAGTAGACCATAACGGTAATCCGATTTTGGTATTGGTGGATATGTCTAGTTCGATACGTAACTGGAACGAGAATCAGCGTATTTCAGTTACTGTTGAGGACACATTCTCTTGTGGAACAATCATGTCTTCACCAAGAGCGACGCTATTTGGTAAGTTGACTGAGATGAACACCACTGCGGAGTTAACTAGTTGTTTCAAGTACTACCACCCAGATGCGGAGGAGTGGATGCCTAAGCAGAGTGTGGAGCAAGGTCACCACCACACTTCGAAGTTTTACCAGTTGGAAGTCGAGAGGATCTACTACTTGGGGGGCTTTGGAGATGTGTCCTATATTGGTCCTATTGAAGCTGAGCTTTACCGTTCATCGTAA
- the DUF1 gene encoding Duf1p (similar to Ashbya gossypii AER035W), giving the protein MNQHTISYGLIPPQSPRNHDMHILPILKIMHLENGFLLTCGRDGCLVKHCYNEISTKYQKRIRMQVNSDWACDMVHIGDGRFLTVSHDFSVNYVVFQDCNDSWSAVKLGYHDDYIKCVALLPSLRGSVDSSKSNYESDGSLLAVQEEEGGEEEQEEPVRFATAGLDKKVKFWSLSGDKAMLVCQYDNAQPHETGSIYVLCALSPYQVIIGDNNGDLKLISALNGELLYTLPKAHDSNIKLAQLFDDGRFLITTSSDSCIKLWDVSALRAGLLASALIYRWDWHCAVWSFASCSSDQFILGDASGTLTSVRRQPCSGTPQHYTSGWAHAKQKVLYNTVAAGSGGGILAISLDPRGDKLWFSSSANSNLYLLNLDRPNITNVSTIEGGSALLKSCLLTNRRHVITLNTLGQVQKWDIVSCKLLDTFEPEIGSFDELVTKNNTKEVLSHWCSVSIKTGMLFVIFNERFVSTEVYGTALKEYKIVNGVDINDDQCYNLGRIALNSILHDFIRYETKMDKLVRTEVAGPRRPLQTLSSNMVPDGNGSYSGSTNGAGTGSSMASFPGPLSATESKGKERKRLALFTKLSTTSSSTVNTSGNITPTSEPATPVSDLRYLANNGGSRLHIEQQQQQAENLVLASPATAPHLSSNCNGHIKPLGPPPSTAPEIGSRSNSSSASLLSWRFRKQQAISRPSTANVNCTESSLPQHDNSTVDNQANMSASNNVTIRGSPPPRKRPGATAEATTTRPTNIAYMCDYLNSLRELYQQQIASKSSFKKFGRKIPDTLFVRDTDAPIVEITTGCLLLVNYWRTGSCGPTVLFSTLIPPPNYDWDLDDFDVDNDDGAINDLKQIDRIHRYQLFQSLEQNLPHWFAKLVFKEEKVLLSYPKLSFIIIPWTDDLSTAKSTPNNSKDEKPRTSYSIFHKRTSDPPQALSQIVENKLCLNAPDMTKVKRIKQYIVDRFESKTPEMKNKISASEWLELLCKGSVLDNEMTLNTIRTLYWKSNTDITLEFRRKKYTDNNKPQ; this is encoded by the coding sequence ATGAACCAACACACCATCAGCTACGGACTTATTCCTCCACAATCTCCAAGGAATCATGATATGCATATCCTGCCTATTCTGAAGATTAtgcatttggaaaatggATTTCTTCTTACATGTGGTCGTGATGGATGTTTGGTTAAGCATTGTTATAACGAGATCTCTACCAAGTACCAGAAGAGGATTAGAATGCAGGTGAATAGTGATTGGGCGTGTGATATGGTGCATATTGGTGATGGTCGGTTTCTTACGGTGAGCCATGATTTTTCTGTGAATTATGTTGTTTTCCAAGATTGCAATGATAGCTGGAGCGCTGTGAAGTTGGGGTATCATGATGATTATATCAAGTGTGTTGCATTGCTGCCCAGTCTGCGTGGTAGTGTGGATAGTTCTAAGAGTAATTATGAAAGCGATGGGAGTTTACTTGCTGTGcaggaggaagaaggaGGGGAAGAAGAACAGGAGGAGCCGGTTAGGTTTGCTACTGCCGGGTTGGACAAGAAGGTCAAGTTTTGGTCATTGAGTGGAGATAAGGCTATGTTAGTTTGCCAGTATGACAATGCGCAACCACATGAGACTGGTTCTATTTATGTTCTTTGTGCTTTGTCACCTTACCAGGTCATTATAGGTGATAACAATGGGGATCTTAAACTGATATCTGCTCTTAATGGGGAATTGTTGTATACCTTACCCAAGGCGCATGACAGTAATATAAAGCTGGCACAGTTGTTTGATGACGGTAGATTCTTAATTACAACCAGTTCCGATAGCTGTATTAAATTATGGGATGTATCCGCTCTGCGAGCCGGTCTCTTAGCATCTGCATTGATTTACCGATGGGATTGGCATTGCGCGGTGTGGAGTTTTGCTAGTTGTTCTAGTGACCAATTTATTCTAGGAGATGCTAGTGGAACGCTTACGTCCGTGCGTCGACAGCCATGTTCTGGAACGCCGCAGCATTACACGAGTGGTTGGGCACATGCAAAGCAGAAAGTTCTATACAACACCGTAGCTGCAGGTAGCGGCGGTGGCATTCTAGCCATCTCTCTTGATCCTCGCGGCGACAAACTGTGGTTCTCTTCGTCGGCTAATTCAAATCTCTATCTACTGAACCTGGACAGGCCAAATATAACTAACGTAAGCACTATAGAAGGTGGCTCTGCTCTTCTGAAGAGCTGTCTTTTAACTAACAGACGTCATGTAATAACACTAAACACTTTGGGCCAAGTCCAGAAATGGGATATTGTATCGTGTAAGCTTCTAGACACGTTTGAACCGGAAATTGGTTCTTTTGATGAGCTGGTTACCAAAAACAATACAAAAGAAGTCCTGTCTCACTGGTGTTCGGTATCTATCAAGACTGGCATGCTGTTTGTAATATTTAACGAACGGTTTGTCTCTACGGAAGTCTATGGTACTGCACTGAAAGAATATAAGATCGTTAATGGAGTAGATATTAATGATGATCAATGCTATAACCTCGGCCGTATAGCCCTCAACTCCATTCTTCATGACTTTATCCGTTATGAAACAAAGATGGATAAACTAGTGCGGACCGAGGTAGCGGGCCCACGAAGACCGTTGCAGACACTAAGTTCCAACATGGTACCGGACGGTAACGGCAGTTACAGCGGCTCTACCAACGGTGCAGGTACAGGTAGCAGTATGGCTTCATTCCCAGGGCCTTTGTCGGCAACTGAATCTAAAGGGAAGGAAAGGAAAAGACTGGCACTTTTCACTAAACTTTCCACAACTTCTAGCTCGACTGTGAACACGTCAGGTAACATAACACCAACATCAGAACCTGCAACGCCAGTTTCAGACTTGCGTTATCTCGCTAATAACGGTGGAAGCAGGCTGCACAtagaacaacaacaacaacaagcaGAGAATTTGGTACTTGCTAGCCCTGCAACAGCCCCACACCTCTCTTCAAATTGCAATGGTCATATTAAGCCGTTGGGGCCACCACCTTCCACAGCACCAGAAATTGGCTCCCGGTCTAATTCAAGTAGTGCATCTTTGCTGTCATGGCGCTTCCGCAAACAGCAAGCCATATCTAGGCCTTCTACAGCTAACGTTAACTGCACGGAATCTTCCTTACCTCAACATGATAATTCCACTGTTGATAACCAAGCGAACATGTCAGCGTCTAACAATGTTACAATCAGAGGTTCGCCCCCACCAAGAAAACGTCCTGGAGCAACGGCAGAAGCCACTACTACAAGACCCACAAATATTGCATATATGTGTGATTATCTTAATTCACTCAGGGAGCTATACCAGCAACAAATCGCTTCTAAGAGCtcattcaaaaaatttggTCGCAAGATTCCCGATACGTTGTTCGTCAGAGACACGGATGCGCCCATAGTAGAGATAACCACTGGATGTTTGCTCCTTGTCAATTACTGGAGAACAGGATCTTGTGGCCCCACCGTTCTCTTTTCTACATTAATTCCTCCCCCAAACTACGACTGGGATCTCGATGACTTTGATGTTGACAACGATGATGGCGCCATAAATGATCTCAAACAGATAGACCGCATACACAGATATCAATTGTTTCAATCACTTGAGCAAAACCTGCCCCATTGGTTCGCCAAATTGGTTTTTAAGGAGGAAAAAGTACTTTTGAGTTACCCAAAACTAAgcttcattatcatccCATGGACTGATGACTTATCTACCGCCAAATCTACTCCTAACAACAGTAAAGATGAAAAACCTCGTACCTCCTACAGCATATTTCACAAACGAACCTCAGATCCCCCCCAAGCCTTATCCCAGATTGtagaaaacaaattgtGTTTAAACGCTCCAGATATGACCAAAGTGAAAAGAATCAAACAGTACATTGTTGATCGTTTCGAATCCAAAACTCCtgaaatgaaaaataaaatatctgCATCTGAATGGTTGGAACTCTTGTGCAAAGGCAGCGTTCTGGATAATGAAATGACTTTAAACACCATAAGAACCTTATACTGGAAGTCCAACACTGATATAACTCTTGAGTTCCGACGTAAGAAATATacagataataataagcCCCAGTAG
- the SPP381 gene encoding U4/U6-U5 snRNP complex subunit SPP381 (similar to Ashbya gossypii AER038C), whose translation MVIRHFRKPGVVQDSDSASSDDEIYEDGSRQSKIDEEEADGSETNDESDSTDDSSSDEEGEPAVFHRPVFLKKVAEKKVAEKKGLLAETITDGKADKPSRTLEHVKYFNDIRDKVESTHGLLTTYSTDKELVNQILQLDDDDSDDNDDDGKKEHHRLWLERREKRRNRLRGIELQKQLELEEYELNKQSNQESQSLLEGKQSSSHYYNRLKNNNTFSEEKGERLPKKPKHSIKLKSSIASDNAAENEYSVL comes from the coding sequence ATGGTTATTAGACATTTTAGGAAGCCGGGCGTTGTGCAGGATTCGGACTCGGCAAGTTCGGATGATGAGATTTATGAGGATGGCAGTAGGCAGAGCAAaattgatgaggaggaggcAGATGGTTCGGAGACAAATGACGAGTCTGACAGTACCGATGACTCTAGTAGTGATGAGGAGGGGGAGCCTGCTGTTTTTCATAGACCcgtgtttttgaagaaggttgCTGAGAAGAAGGTTGCTGAGAAGAAGGGTTTGTTAGCGGAGACGATTACAGACGGTAAAGCTGATAAACCCTCTAGGACGTTGGAGCAtgttaaatattttaatgatattCGCGATAAGGTTGAGTCAACTCATGGATTGCTTACTACTTACAGCACTGATAAAGAGCTGGTGAACCAGATTTTACAGctggatgatgatgacagTGACGACAATGATGACGATGGAAAGAAAGAGCACCACCGTCTTTGGTTGGAACGACGGGAAAAACGTAGAAATAGGCTACGGGGTATTGAATTACAGAAACAATTGGAATTGGAGGAGTATGAATTAAACAAGCAGTCGAACCAAGAGTCTCAATCTCTTTTAGAAGGCAAGCAGTCATCTAGTCACTATTATAATAGGCtgaaaaacaacaataCTTTCTCTGAAGAGAAAGGGGAGAGGCTGCCCAAGAAGCCAAAGCACTCGATTAAACTAAAGAGCTCCATTGCGTCGGATAATGCTGCTGAGAATGAGTATTCTGTACTATAA
- the MPD2 gene encoding protein disulfide isomerase MPD2 (similar to Ashbya gossypii AER039W), giving the protein MQIQFTKAKCVYPAITLFLLICMPSSTLAKVEEVGTLQQFIDKVNTEKNYTLVEYYTTWCSHCKKLGPIFEDVSESLGTELGESQPIEFLKVDCDKFDGTLCKRLPGFPVVELYRPAKGFVKQQEEEESVAQDERALKRSLWDWLSGSLSFITRKTQQQRLSWELDPARIVEFKGNRNKDTFTKFVKSVVERDRFARIAEVVFSDGEANVDGEGGDYDRLVKVGRDFISFVSRDLKSDRKKLQNILKHQEDNEEGAENYEAVKFQLYLLGLVEEQQAHKGLMDDEL; this is encoded by the coding sequence ATGCAGATCCAGTTTACCAAGGCTAAATGTGTCTATCCTGCGATTACTCTGTTCTTGCTGATTTGCATGCCGTCTTCTACACTTGCCAAAGTTGAGGAAGTTGGTACATTACAACAGTTCATCGATAAAGTGAACACTGAGAAGAATTATACTcttgttgaatattatacGACTTGGTGTTCTCATTGCAAAAAGTTGGGACCTATCTTCGAAGATGTGAGCGAGTCTCTAGGTACTGAACTGGGGGAGAGCCAGCCCATCGAGTTCTTGAAGGTAGACTGCGATAAGTTTGATGGGACCTTATGCAAGCGACTTCCTGGGTTTCCCGTTGTAGAACTGTACAGACCAGCTAAGGGTTTCGTAAAGCagcaagaagaggaggagaGTGTTGCGCAAGACGAGCGGGCCCTGAAGCGTTCTTTATGGGACTGGCTTTCAGGTTCCCTGTCTTTCATCACACGGAAGACGCAACAACAACGATTGTCGTGGGAGCTTGACCCCGCAAGGATAGTAGAGTTTAAAGGAAACCGGAATAAAGACACATTTACCAAGTTTGTGAAATCAGTGGTTGAAAGGGATAGGTTTGCAAGGATTGCGGAGGTGGTATTTAGCGACGGAGAGGCAAATGTAGATGGGGAGGGAGGTGATTATGATAGGTTGGTGAAGGTTGGTAGGgattttatttcttttgttagTAGAGATCTGAAATCCGATCGCaagaaacttcaaaatattttaaaacatcaGGAGGATAATGAGGAAGGGGCGGAGAATTACGAAGCTGTTAAATTTCAGTTATACTTGCTAGGGTTAGTTGAGGAGCAGCAGGCACACAAAGGGTTAATGGACGATGAGCTATAG
- the RIB7 gene encoding 2,5-diamino-6-(ribosylamino)-4(3H)-pyrimidinone 5'-phosphate reductase (similar to Ashbya gossypii AER037C), translating into MSLLPLNSELESLLSQYLPKSNEAKPFVTLTYAQSLDARISKGRGLRTAISHAETKTMTHFLRSHHDGILVGSGTALSDDPGLNCKWVSKTRQASQLADISPRPIILDPQGKWRFKGSMMESLYLSKNGKSPIVVVTKFPEVRDPNVAYMQMDRGDDGLIDWNTLFNRLYLEYNMKSIMVEGGAMVINALLMRPELVGSLIVTLGAVYLGAEGVQVSPPKQVDLVDVNWWKGSRDGVLCARLYKV; encoded by the coding sequence ATGTCTTTACTGCCTTTAAATTCAGAGCTGGAAAGTTTATTATCGCAGTACCTTCCAAAATCTAACGAGGCAAAGCCGTTTGTTACCTTGACCTATGCACAATCGTTAGATGCACGGATTTCCAAGGGCCGTGGTTTACGAACTGCTATTTCTCATGCAGAAACAAAGACCATGACACATTTCCTTCGATCTCATCATGATGGCATCCTAGTTGGTAGTGGCACGGCGCTGTCCGATGACCCTGGGTTGAATTGTAAGTGGGTATCTAAGACCAGGCAAGCATCACAGTTGGCTGATATTTCTCCACGTCCCATCATCCTCGATCCACAGGGCAAATGGAGATTCAAAGGTTCAATGATGGAGTCGCTGTATTTGTCAAAGAATGGCAAATCCCCCATTGTGGTAGTTACTAAGTTTCCGGAAGTTCGGGATCCAAACGTGGCATATATGCAAATGGATAGAGGTGATGACGGTTTGATTGACTGGAACACACTTTTCAATCGattatatttggaatacaATATGAAAAGCATAATGGTAGAAGGTGGAGCTATGGTTATTAATGCCCTTTTGATGCGGCCGGAGCTGGTGGGTAGTCTGATCGTCACATTGGGTGCCGTTTATCTGGGTGCTGAAGGCGTCCAAGTGTCACCACCTAAACAGGTGGACCTTGTAGACGTAAACTGGTGGAAAGGTTCCAGGGACGGAGTTCTTTGTGCTAGGTTATACAAGGTATGA
- the CSR1 gene encoding Csr1p (similar to Ashbya gossypii AER041W): protein MDVPSGRVQNLTDKQEFHLKQVWAHIFQFWGVPVDLSELQATEKLLESNGTTNVKSDGSKNKKKLMSLFGNKKENGLNGYINGRSSSRKRESSVSVATVRSSESIESANQSLSVHESFKDLDPTELREKFWEMLRCDYPDNLLLRFVRARKWDTGKAIGMIANTLRWRLTEGLPDEIIRGGEAKAYADKKVGLIKQLELAKATVRGYDKIGNPLVFVRPKLHFSNDQTEQEIQEYSLLIIEQARLFVREPREAATIVFDLTGFSMANMDYTPVKYLISCFEAHYPECLYKLFIHKAPWIFPPIWNIIKNWLDPVVASKIVFTKNFNDLEAYISREHIPMELGGSDNYDFDGFKKVDGSSDVKLKDKEGKEKVMSERRAIIDRFIQATVSWLEAPTHEESAKWLNTKIEISKELSANYSRLDPYIRSRSFYDLNGTLKV, encoded by the coding sequence ATGGATGTTCCTTCAGGACGTGTGCAGAACTTGACGGATAAACAGGAGTTCCATTTAAAACAGGTTTGGGCCCATATATTCCAGTTTTGGGGAGTTCCGGTGGATTTGTCGGAGTTACAGGCTACGGAGAAGCTGTTAGAGTCCAACGGAACAACGAATGTTAAGAGCGATGGTTCGAAGaataagaagaagttgatgagTCTGTTTGGGAACAAGAAAGAGAATGGTTTGAACGGGTATATAAATGGGCGGAGttcctcgagaaaaagGGAATCTTCAGTGTCTGTAGCTACAGTCAGGTCCAGCGAATCCATAGAATCGGCAAATCAGTCGCTTTCGGTTCACGAATCGTTTAAAGACCTTGATCCAACTGAACTGCGCGAGAAATTCTGGGAAATGTTAAGATGTGATTATCCTGACAATCTGTTGTTGAGGTTTGTGCGTGCAAGAAAGTGGGATACGGGCAAGGCTATTGGGATGATTGCTAATACGTTGCGGTGGAGATTGACGGAGGGTCTTCCAGATGAAATTATCCGCGGTGGTGAAGCGAAGGCGTATGCCGACAAAAAAGTTGGTTTGATCAAGCAACTCGAACTTGCGAAGGCTACTGTTCGAGGATATGACAAAATAGGAAACCCACTCGTGTTTGTGCGGCCAAAATTGCATTTTTCTAATGATCAGACAGAACAGGAAATACAAGAATATTCCTTGTTAATTATTGAACAAGCGAGGTTATTTGTTCGTGAACCTCGTGAGGCAGCAACGATAGTCTTTGACTTAACAGGCTTTTCTATGGCGAACATGGATTATACACCTGTAAAGTATTTGATTAGTTGCTTTGAAGCTCATTACCCTGAGTGTCTGTACAAGTTGTTCATTCACAAAGCCCCATGGATCTTTCCACCGATttggaatataataaagaacTGGCTAGATCCCGTGGTGGCTTCGAAGATTGTGTTTACTAAGAATTTCAATGACTTGGAAGCGTATATCTCACGTGAACACATCCCTATGGAACTCGGTGGTAGCGATAACTACGATTTTGATGGCTTCAAAAAAGTCGACGGTTCATCAGACGTCAAGCTCAAAGATAAAGAGGGCAAAGAAAAGGTTATGTCAGAAAGAAGGGCTATCATTGATAGATTTATTCAGGCTACAGTTTCTTGGCTAGAGGCTCCCACTCATGAGGAGTCGGCCAAGTGGCTAAACACTAAGATAGAGATTAGCAAAGAACTTTCTGCAAACTATTCAAGACTAGACCCATACATTAGGTCCCGGTCTTTTTACGATTTGAATGGTACATTAAAGGTTTAA
- the MHF1 gene encoding Mhf1p (similar to Ashbya gossypii AER034C) → MSDNQERNKKLVGQLKGKLWFCIEQHVKRELPLGVTFTPKFINALVELCFAQLTDLGADLEAFARHAGRETIVSDDFMLRLRKNPDLQQFLREELATTKTAQPARSSARK, encoded by the coding sequence ATGTCGGATAATCAGGAGCGGAACAAGAAGCTTGTTGGGCAGCTCAAGGGGAAACTCTGGTTCTGCATTGAACAGCACGTGAAACGTGAGCTCCCACTGGGAGTGACTTTCACGCCCAAGTTCATCAACGCACTAGTCGAGCTGTGCTTCGCACAGCTCACAGACCTGGGCGCGGATCTGGAGGCATTCGCAAGACACGCCGGCAGAGAGACTATAGTAAGCGACGACTTCATGCTGCGGTTGCGCAAGAATCCAGATCTACAACAATTCCTCCGCGAGGAACTGGCCACGACCAAGACCGCGCAACCTGCGCGCTCAAGCGCGCGCAAGTAG
- the MRPS9 gene encoding mitochondrial 37S ribosomal protein uS9m (similar to Ashbya gossypii AER033W), translating into MPLAQPTKNCRHAAAQPSDASIPNTQGHAHVAADQACGLVSRQRDAGDTQDGNRGLLPPHNKSRQDPLNRNKNSAQIADVLFGKPPPRGPHRSLGNSAQEIHKTPASGCCSPQGKPNWISFNEYALIGGGTRLKPSQYKHLISTLNRLSSIDPQLLNEDVLSTVSQYYKKTKLKPSIESVRQLDEHGRACAVGRRKTSTAKVWVVRGSGDVLVNSRPLNDYFVKIKDRRAIMYPLRVIDAVGKYNVFATAEGGGVTGQADAIMHALAKALVLFNPLLKTRLHRAGVLTRDYRHVERKKPGKKKARKMPTWVKR; encoded by the coding sequence ATGCCACTCGCCCAGCCCACCAAGAACTGCAGACACGCAGCAGCCCAGCCGAGCGATGCTAGCATACCTAACACACAGGGCCATGCCCACGTTGCGGCTGACCAGGCCTGCGGCCTGGTCAGCCGTCAACGGGATGCCGGCGACACACAAGATGGCAACCGCGGCCTCCTCCCTCCTCACAACAAGTCCCGCCAGGACCCTCTCAACAGAAACAAGAATAGTGCCCAAATTGCCGACGTTTTATTCGGCAAACCCCCTCCACGAGGCCCACATCGATCGCTTGGAAACTCTGCTCAGGAAATACACAAAACACCAGCGTCTGGTTGCTGCAGCCCCCAAGGAAAACCAAATTGGATCTCGTTTAACGAATACGCGCTGATAGGCGGCGGTACTCGTTTAAAACCGTCCCAATACAAACATCTGATCAGCACCCTGAACCGCTTGAGCTCCATCGACCCGCAGCTGCTCAACGAAGATGTGTTATCGACCGTGTCGCAGTACTACAAGAAGACCAAGTTGAAGCCTTCGATCGAGTCTGTGCGGCAGCTAGACGAGCATGGACGGGCCTGTGCCGTAGGCAGAAGGAAGACGTCTACGGCGAAGGTGTGGGTGGTGCGTGGTTCAGGGGATGTGCTGGTTAACAGCCGTCCTCTAAACGACTACTTTGTCAAGATCAAGGATCGTCGTGCGATTATGTACCCGCTGCGCGTGATCGATGCTGTGGGCAAATATAACGTGTTTGCCACGGCCGAGGGCGGCGGCGTGACTGGCCAGGCCGACGCGATCATGCATGCGCTGGCCAAGGCGCTGGTGCTCTTCAACCCGCTGTTGAAGACGCGTCTGCACCGCGCCGGCGTGCTGACGCGCGACTATCGGCACGTTGAGAGGAAGAAGCCGGGTAAGAAGAAGGCCAGGAAGATGCCTACTTGGGTTAAACGTTAG